In Acidobacteriota bacterium, the genomic window TGACGGCTTGCGCGCACGACTGCACGTCAGCGCGTCCGAGTTGGAGCGGCTGGCGGCGTCGGCGAACAGCACCCGCCAGCAGGTGAGCCAGACGCAAGCACAGTTGGCATCGGCGCGCGAACAGACGCAGTCGCTGGCGCAGCAGACGGCGCAAAACATCGCTGCGGTGAAGCAGGATACGGGACGCCAGCTCGGCGCCATCAACGGCAGCATCAGCGGCGTGCAAGGCGACGTTTCCACCAACAAGAAGGCCATCGCCGATACCAAGGCGGAACTCGAAGCCACACGCGCGAAGCTCAAATCCACCATCGGCGACCTGGGCATCCAGAGCGGCCTGATCGCCACCACGCGCGATCAGCTCACGGTGCTGGAAAAATCCGGCCAGCGAGCCTACTACCAGTTCTCACTCGACAAGCACAACAAAAAGCCGGTGCGCGTGGGCGCGCTCTGGCTGCGGCTGCGCAAGGTCGATCCCAAGCACGGCAAGTACAACGTGGACGTGTACGTGAACGACACCCGCATCGAGAAGAAGGACAAGTACCTCGATGAGCCGGTGCAGTTCCTGGTGGGCAGCGATCACGCGCTGAACGAGCTGGTGGTCTACCAGATGGACAAGAACACCGTCACCGGCTACGTCTCCGCGCCGAAGTACCGGCACACCGGCAGCGCCAACTAAGGAATTCGTCTAAGCTGCCTGCATGGGAAGCCTCACCCGTCAGCAGAGCGCTCCGCACCTCGTCCGCGGCATCGGCCTCAAGGGCGGTATCGCCCTCAACATGATCAACATGATCGGGGTGGGGCCGTTCATTACCCTGCCGCTGATCCTGGCTGCGATGGGCGGCCCGCAGGCGATGCTGGGCTGGATTCTGGGCGCTGTCTTCGCCCTATGCGACGGGCTGATCTGGGCCGAGTTGGGCGCGACGTTTCCGGAGGCGGGCGGATCCTACCGCTACCTGGCCGAGTGCTACGGGCCGAAGTGGGGACGGCTGCTGTCGTTTCTCTTCGTCTGGCAGTTGAGCTTCTCGGCGCCGCTGTCTATTGCCAGCGGCTGCATCGGCCTGGCGCTCTACTCCACCTATTTTTTCCCCACCCTTGATCACCAGCTCCTGCACGTGGGCAGCGCCGCGATTGGCATTTCGCTGAGCGGGGCGACCGCGGTCGCGGTGGGCGTCTGCCTGCTGGCGCTGTGGCTGGCCTACCGGCGGGTGAACAACATCGACAAGATTTCGCAGTACCTCTGGTTGGGCGTGGCAGCGACGGTGGTGTGGGTGATTTTCGCCTCACTCACGCACTTCCACGCCAAGCTGGCCTTCACCTTCCCGCCCCATGCCTTCGCCTTCAGCGGCAGCTTCTTCCTCGGCCTCGGCTCAGCCATGCTGATCGCCACCTACGATTACTGGGGTTACTACAACGTCGGCTTCCTGGGCGGCGAAATCGAGCAGCCGGAGAAGAACATTCCGCGCGCCATTCTCTGGTCGGTGGTGCTGGTTGCGATCATTTACATCGTCATGAACATCGGCGTCATCGGCGTTATGCCTTGGCAGGTGCTGACCAGCGGGCTCAACCAGAACTACGTCATTTCGATCTTCATGGAGCACATCTACGGCGGCTGGGCCGGTGGCCTGGTCACCGCACTCATTATCTGGACCGCCTTCGCTTCGGTCTTTGCACTTATGCTGGGCTACTCGCGCGTGCCTTACGCCGCCGCGACGGACGGTAATTACTTCAAGAGCTTTGCCAAGCTGCACCCGAAGGGGCAGTTCCCGCACGTCTCGCTGCTCTGGATCGGCGGCGTTGCGGCGCTGTTCTGCTGCTTTTCGCTGGCGGCAGTGATCGCCGCGCTGGTGGTGATCCGCATTGCCCTGCAGTTCCTGCTGCAGGCGATTGGCCTGCTGGTGCTGCGTGCGCGCCGGCCAGACCTCCGGCGCCCGTTCCGGATGCGGTGGTATCCCCTGCCGGCGCTGGTGGCGATTGCCGGTTTTATCTACGTATTGTTCTCGCGCACAAACTCGGCGGTGCAACTGCGCTACGCCGGGGTGATTGCCGCGATTGGCGTCATTATCTTTTTGACGCGGATGCGCAAGCGGCCCGCAACCCGCACCTAACCCTTATTTCTGCGGCGGGGCGGCGCAACTGGGGTCGCCGAGCCGCGACGCCGAAACGCGAAGCGGGGGCAGATGGTTCTGGCCAAGCACGCGGTTGAGAGCCACGACGTCGGTCGTCCGCAGGTGGTTCCAGGTGGTCACGGTCTGGTTAAACTGCTTGCATTCGCCTTGCCAGGTCGCAATCTGCGCGGGCGTGGGCGCCATATCGAGGCCGACCTGAACGATACTGATCAGCGAGTTGAACTCGTTGTTCAGATCGACGAAGGAGACCAACGCGCCAGGTTTGGGCGCCGGACCGCGGCGGAAGAAGCCACGGCCGGTTTCGACCTTGCCGCCCACGGCAGTGAGTTTGGTGTCGAGTGCCTTGGCTTGCGCGGCGACCGCGCCGGGCGGATTGGATTGCTGGAGCGTGGCGAGTTGCGCCTGCAGCTTGGCAACCTCTATATGGCCCTGGTAGGAGCTGTCCATGGCGTGGTAAGCGTCTAAGTTGATCTGGTTCTGCGCGCGCAGTTCGGCCATCACGGCGGGGCCCTGACCGACGCGAGGATCGTTGATGACGGTCAGCGTTCGGCTGTAGACCTGTCCATCGACGGTGAGCTTCAGAGTGTAGCGGCCGGGGATGACCTGCATTCCGTGCGGCCCGGCGGTGACGGAGTGCTCGACCATGTTCATCTGGTTTTCCAGATCGTGACGGAAGGCAGGCGGGTCGTTGTACTGCAGATCCCAACTAACGCGGTGCATGCCGGCCGCGGTGGGCAGGGCACGGCTTTGCGGGGTCGACAGCCAATAGTCGGGATAATGCGCGCCGGTAACCGGCGGCGGCAGCGTGCTCGAGGCGGAATGAATCAGGTTGCCGCGGGAATCGTACACGTCCAGCGTGATAGGGCCCGAAGGCGGCTGGCTGAGGTAGTAGTAAATCAGAGCGCCGTAAGGAGGATTGGAAGAGTGCGGCTCCTCGGGATTGAAGGGTTGATCCCAGTTGGCATTCTTGCGATGGCGGATGGCGTCGCCGGGT contains:
- a CDS encoding APC family permease, translating into MGSLTRQQSAPHLVRGIGLKGGIALNMINMIGVGPFITLPLILAAMGGPQAMLGWILGAVFALCDGLIWAELGATFPEAGGSYRYLAECYGPKWGRLLSFLFVWQLSFSAPLSIASGCIGLALYSTYFFPTLDHQLLHVGSAAIGISLSGATAVAVGVCLLALWLAYRRVNNIDKISQYLWLGVAATVVWVIFASLTHFHAKLAFTFPPHAFAFSGSFFLGLGSAMLIATYDYWGYYNVGFLGGEIEQPEKNIPRAILWSVVLVAIIYIVMNIGVIGVMPWQVLTSGLNQNYVISIFMEHIYGGWAGGLVTALIIWTAFASVFALMLGYSRVPYAAATDGNYFKSFAKLHPKGQFPHVSLLWIGGVAALFCCFSLAAVIAALVVIRIALQFLLQAIGLLVLRARRPDLRRPFRMRWYPLPALVAIAGFIYVLFSRTNSAVQLRYAGVIAAIGVIIFLTRMRKRPATRT